The Pan troglodytes isolate AG18354 chromosome 1, NHGRI_mPanTro3-v2.0_pri, whole genome shotgun sequence genome includes a region encoding these proteins:
- the LOC129144248 gene encoding RNA-binding motif protein, X-linked 2-like, whose translation MEMNPLTKVKLINELNEREVQLGVADKVSWHSEYKDSAWIFLGGLPYELTEGDIICVFSQYGEIVNINLMWDKKTGKSKGFCFLCYEDQRSTILAIDNFNGIKIKGRTIRVDHVSNYCVPKDSEEMDDVTKELQEKGCGARTPSPSLSESSEDEKPTKKRKKRQKGKKEKETTDWEVQAEQPSSSSPRSKTVKEEDDPGPKKHSSKN comes from the coding sequence ATGGAGATGAACCCTTTAACTAAGGTGAAGCTGATCAATGAGCTGAATGAGCGAGAGGTCCAGCTTGGGGTGGCCGATAAGGTGTCCTGGCACTCCGAGTACAAGGACAGTGCCTGGATCTTCCTGGGAGGGCTTCCTTATGAGCTGACTGAAGGGGACATCATCTGTGTGTTCTCACAGTATGGGGAGATTGTTAACATTAATCTCATGTGGGACAAGAAGACTGGGAAATCCAAAGGATTCTGTTTCCTCTGCTATGAAGACCAGAGGAGCACAATTCTGGCCATTGACAATTTTAATGGGATCAAGATCAAAGGAAGAACTATCCGAGTGGATCATGTGTCTAACTATTGCGTTCCTAAGGACTCAGAAGAAATGGATGATGTGACCAAAGAGCTCCAGGAGAAGGGCTGTGGGGCTCGTACCCCCTCACCAAGTTTGTCTGAGAGCTCTGAAGatgaaaaaccaacaaaaaagcgcaaaaaaagacaaaaaggaaaaaaagaaaaagagacaactGACTGGGAGGTACAGGCAGAGCAACCATCCTCTTCGTCACCCAGAAGCAAGACAGTAAAGGAAGAGGACGACCCTGGCCCTAAGAAGCACAGCAGCAAGAACTAG